Within Vicia villosa cultivar HV-30 ecotype Madison, WI linkage group LG1, Vvil1.0, whole genome shotgun sequence, the genomic segment aaaatgtcattctcatatgatatgccatatatatatatatatatatatatatatatatatatatatatatatatatatatatatatatatatatatatatatatatatatatatatatatatatataaactcttacaaataaattttaataatattggTCTAATTATAATCATTAAATATTTGGTCGGTGtgtgtattttatatttatttatttttttgcattattttctactttttaaaattatactagatgcgtttattttattttttcaaacataTCCCAAATTAATACTATTAGCTATTAAAAAGTAAAAAGGGAATAAAATcattttggttttagtccctaaaatttaAATTCGCAAGAAACCTGCAATTTTTTGCGGATTTtaactttagggactaaaatcaAAAGGATTTTAACATTCATGGATcattttcaagaaaaataagatacagggatgaaaataaaaaatatgtcaaCTTACAGagaccaaaagactatttaataCTATTGACTAAATAAACTAACAAAAGtaatatttttttacttaaaGCAATAATTTTTATTgagtaattaaataaaatcatattctGAATTTTTTAACCTAGACATCCTAGTTGTTACAATTCAATGTTTTTAATCTGAGGATATTTTATATGAAATTTATATTTGAATTGTAGTCAATACATTTCCCCCTTTTTATAAGTGTTTATTTTCGTATGGATTGGTCACTACCATCACATCAAATCAACTATATAAAAATTGTATGTGTTATTTTATACGCAAACAATCATTTTTCATCACTCTCTCTAGTTTAGATTCTTTTAATTGGGCAACCATGCGTCCACCCGTAAAGAGAGTAGATTATAAAGTAGGAGACAAAGTAGAGGTATGTAGCACAGAAGAGGGATTTAGGGGTTCATATTACGAAGCCACAATTATTTTCTGCCTTGAGAGTGGGAAATATGTGGTTCGTTATAAGAACCTtcttgaagatgatgaatctgGACCTCTCAAAGAGACACTTTTTCCGAAGGATCTTCGTCCCTCACCACCACGTGTTCGAAGTCCTCGCAAATTTCAACTCCGTCAGAAAGTTGATGTTTTTTATAACGATGGATGGTGGTTAGGGAAAATCGTTAGTGATAAGGTCCTTACACAAAAGGGTTATTACTATAAGGTGTATGTTGACAATATGCGTGAAGCAATTTACTACTCTTGTAAACGGATTCGTGTGCATCATGAGTTGATTCATGGAGATTGGATCTTGGAAGCATAACTCATATCATCGATCATTAATCTCGCCTATTTATTCTTGTTGCATTTATAACATTAAGATGAAATTAGGATATACGCAGATCTATAAGATCGACTACATCACATTTACAATTTGTAGCAATAGCCCTTTGTTTATTAATTTCCATCGGCAATTTACAATACATAATCGTTTTTTCTTTGGTTAATATTGTATTTTTCATTTCTCGTTTATTTGTGGTGTGTATCTCTCGTCAAttctttatataaatatatttattttagtaaAATTATCTACTATTCTTTGACGATAGATAAATTATAAAACTATAATAACTTATCAATATCGAAAGTTGAAAGCAaggttttaaaaattaatataatttcaaaataaaggaagaataaaataaaaaaataaattaagatatAAGAAAATGGTCATATTTTAAGGAGAAGTAAGAGTTACAATTAAAAGGCATGTAAAAAAATAATGTACAATAAAACATAAGATATATTATAATAAAtgttcataaaaattaaaattattatttaaaaatataaggttgaatatattttagttaaaacaagtttatttgtttttgtgttaacaattataCTTCTTTTTTGTGTTTCCCTCAGTATAGAGTTTGTTTTTATAAGcaaatatatgtattaatgagaGTACAAGGGGTACTCAACTCTAATACAAAACAAACCATGTGAGTCAAAAAATTTGAACAAAGATTAACGAGTGCAAGTTAACGGATTTAAAAGTCAATCCCTCTTAACTCATACAATAATCCCCTTAGATCTAGCATCGAACCATTCCCAAGAAAGAGATTTAGTCAGAGATAAATTTCATTCACACATTtgtaaccccccccccccccccccccccacattaAAAAGAATGTCGTTTCAAATTAACCTAGTAGACCAAATCAAAGCAAGCAAGAAAAGGAGATGAAGTTAAAGCTCTTCTTTATTTTACCCTTCAATTTCAAtacatacatcttcaaatggTCTAGAATTTTGTTACAAAGGTGTAACTTTCCTAGACTATTCCAATCCAGGATCTGGTGCCACACTAGGACTGCCTTtgaacaaagaagaaaaatatgtTAGTGAGTTTGATCAGGCCCTATACATAAAGGACACACAAGGTTATGTATTCCCCTAATAATTCCATGCTTGGCAAGTCCGTATTTCGTTTGAAGCCTGTTGAGGAGAAGCCTCCAAGAAAAGACTTGAGTGTTGGTTGGAACATTTGATTTCCACAAACTCCTTAAAGATATGGATAGATCAGAATCGATGTGAGAACCTGCAAGTGCTAAGGATTCCATCCTCAAAAAAGCAAATTTTATCAAAAAGCCACCAGCATCGCGCCACCAAACGAACTCATCATTCATAGTTGGGGTAGGTTTGACATTAACCAATATATTATGGAGATATTCCAAATCACTTGTTGTTAAACCACTAAGAAGAATAAAGTTGAAGTTAATGTTCCAGTTCAATTCCTCCTCTATCCGAAGGCCTATGTCACAAACTTTAACTCTATCACCTTCACACTCTTAAAAAGACTAGGAAATCGTAAACTCATAGGTTCAACACTAAGCTGGTTATTCCTTTAGAAGTTAATGTTGGAGTCATTTTTAAATTTACATGAAATGTTATTCCCAAAACAATTGGAATCCTCCCCCCATTCACCTAGAGAAATCCTTAAAAGCCTCCACCAaattaatattttcaaatgtttaGTTTTTCACTGACTAGAACGGATCGATGACTAAGCCCTCGATTCCACCATACTTGAAATATAATAGAGAGTGCCAACTCAAATCAAAGGTTGAGAGGATTTTCCAATCCCAATTGCTCAGAAGCGCCCTATTGAAAGCCTAAGTGTCTTTAACACCCAAGCCACTCTTATGTTTCAGTGTACAAATTATTGCCGAAGAGACCCAGTTAACACTCTTTTACTTTTATTCACCATTATAAACGAATGCttgatggtgtcataccccaaaatttacccgatataatttaaatttgttgatttattaagggtgttaaaaattaagagccatagggtttaatatatctattattaaactcgatctcttataaaattcccttataaacCGGTTAAAATAAAATGGAGGTGTGAGTAGCAAGTATTCGGGAGCCAATTTGCTTTGGGCCCATTTTGTTCTattcatttaatcatttttattatcctttttattatttctcatgatattattactattaatttcATTGTTACTAACTATGACTTGTTAGTGTTTTGtattattagttttataattatcattagttttattaattattattattagtaaaaataatcattagttttattattattaactattattattagtaattagtattaggattattagtattaaatattattactaactattttattAGGATTATCAAAGCTTAGTTGtcaattattattttagtttGTAATTATTTGATTAAGATATTGAGTAAATACTACaaaaaatcatggaaaaataaaaaagggaGCTTTTAAGAAACGTGAAAGAAGGGACCAAGAATGGTAAGTTTGGAATCCCTGAAAATCAAATCTGGATTATTCAATTACAAAGGATTTGGATTGATTTTTGTTGACCTAATGGAATGATatatgtaacatcccgatttttattaatttttttattaattatattagtaattatattgtttggtgtttttaataataacttaattatttagttattatgtgatataataattatttaagt encodes:
- the LOC131601349 gene encoding protein AGENET DOMAIN (AGD)-CONTAINING P1-like, with amino-acid sequence MRPPVKRVDYKVGDKVEVCSTEEGFRGSYYEATIIFCLESGKYVVRYKNLLEDDESGPLKETLFPKDLRPSPPRVRSPRKFQLRQKVDVFYNDGWWLGKIVSDKVLTQKGYYYKVYVDNMREAIYYSCKRIRVHHELIHGDWILEA